In Pelosinus sp. UFO1, one genomic interval encodes:
- a CDS encoding GNAT family N-acetyltransferase has protein sequence MDIIYRTGREEDSLKIAEGIDRASGGIVEFLFHDLLDQYTPTQVMARSIQEKQGTDSYENAIVAEHQGNIVGIVYSYSAQFHGITDNTRSFFPSDRLNFLKDFYNSRVEDSWFLDSIYVDSAYRGTGIGSKLIELTKRRAKANGYNRLSLMVMADNAVARRTYERNQFEIVKHIDVQEHRLIPHKGGIYLLVSNLSDNVSHIES, from the coding sequence ATGGATATTATATACCGTACTGGAAGAGAAGAAGATAGTCTCAAAATTGCTGAAGGAATCGATCGTGCATCAGGTGGAATTGTGGAATTTTTGTTTCATGATTTGCTAGATCAATATACACCGACCCAAGTAATGGCAAGATCGATACAAGAAAAACAGGGAACTGATTCTTATGAAAATGCAATTGTTGCAGAGCATCAAGGGAATATTGTAGGCATTGTTTATTCTTATTCAGCCCAATTTCATGGCATTACAGATAATACTAGAAGTTTCTTTCCTAGTGACCGGCTCAACTTTTTAAAAGACTTCTATAATTCGCGAGTTGAAGATAGCTGGTTTTTAGATTCCATTTATGTAGATAGTGCATATCGTGGTACAGGTATTGGGAGTAAATTAATTGAATTGACAAAGCGAAGGGCAAAAGCGAATGGATATAACCGACTAAGTTTAATGGTGATGGCTGATAATGCAGTAGCAAGACGAACCTATGAACGCAATCAATTTGAAATTGTAAAACATATCGATGTGCAAGAACATAGATTAATTCCTCATAAAGGTGGAATCTATCTACTGGTTAGCAACCTGAGTGACAACGTCTCCCATATTGAAAGTTAA
- a CDS encoding C40 family peptidase — protein MNKYRKPIILLTLLTFSFTLIMPIPAAMAASPLDTLSQTMSSDNNKSSSFNFLNVLIGMLLGNLLGKSNPLQNPAVNITPLAPSNDGKSLTNTEKGNAIIATAKTYLGVPYVFGGESPVTGLDCSSFTQLVMKENGITLPRTAAEQYEIGTPVDKANLQVGDLVFFTTYKPGASHVGFYMGNQQFIHDSSVAKQVTISSLSDAYYTEHYIGARRYIK, from the coding sequence ATGAATAAATATCGTAAGCCAATTATACTTCTTACCCTTCTTACTTTCTCTTTCACTTTAATTATGCCAATACCTGCGGCAATGGCGGCTTCGCCTTTGGATACATTATCCCAAACTATGTCCTCAGACAATAATAAATCATCTTCCTTTAATTTCTTAAATGTATTGATTGGTATGTTATTAGGAAATTTATTAGGGAAAAGCAATCCACTCCAAAATCCAGCCGTTAATATCACGCCTTTAGCACCATCTAATGATGGTAAGTCACTTACTAATACAGAAAAAGGTAATGCTATCATCGCAACTGCCAAAACCTATTTGGGCGTCCCTTATGTCTTTGGAGGAGAATCACCTGTTACCGGCCTTGACTGTTCAAGTTTTACCCAACTTGTTATGAAAGAAAATGGTATTACTCTTCCTCGGACTGCAGCTGAGCAATATGAAATAGGTACTCCTGTAGACAAAGCAAATCTACAAGTTGGCGATTTAGTTTTTTTCACCACGTATAAACCTGGCGCATCTCATGTTGGTTTCTATATGGGTAATCAACAATTTATTCATGATAGTTCCGTTGCAAAACAAGTAACAATTAGTTCTTTGAGTGACGCTTACTACACGGAACATTATATTGGAGCTCGTCGTTACATTAAGTAA
- a CDS encoding diacylglycerol kinase family protein, producing the protein MRKFILVYNPVSGDASFKFKLDHVIECFQKKGCIIIPLRVSNEQETKSFVMLSREIAVDGIIVSGGDGTIHEVINSMLEGEIDLPLGIIPSGTSNDFAAYLQLDKNIEACVEVITAGKSKTFDVGKVNNKYFFNVASAGLLTSVAHSADSMLKNTLGKIAYYLKGLGELPNFRALKMRFIADGQVIEDDIFLFLVMNSGNVGGFPNLVPDAKIDDGKLDLFIVKKCNLPELMGLFISFLKGIHCNSKYVTCIQAEHIYIECTEEVDSDLDGELGPKLPLDIRVVPGKIKVFSM; encoded by the coding sequence TTGCGAAAGTTTATTCTTGTGTATAACCCAGTATCAGGAGATGCAAGTTTTAAATTTAAATTGGATCATGTGATTGAATGTTTTCAAAAAAAGGGATGTATCATCATTCCACTGCGAGTTAGTAATGAACAAGAGACTAAGAGTTTCGTTATGTTATCTCGGGAAATAGCTGTAGATGGCATTATTGTATCGGGTGGTGATGGAACTATCCATGAAGTGATAAATAGCATGCTTGAAGGAGAAATTGATTTGCCATTAGGCATTATTCCTAGTGGTACATCAAATGATTTTGCGGCTTATCTACAACTAGACAAAAATATTGAAGCTTGTGTAGAAGTGATTACAGCAGGAAAAAGCAAAACCTTTGATGTAGGAAAGGTAAATAATAAATACTTTTTTAATGTTGCTAGTGCTGGACTGCTGACATCAGTAGCCCATAGTGCCGATAGCATGCTAAAAAATACACTGGGAAAAATAGCCTATTATTTAAAAGGCCTTGGAGAGCTGCCTAATTTTCGAGCTTTAAAAATGCGATTTATTGCTGATGGCCAAGTCATAGAGGATGACATATTTTTGTTTCTTGTTATGAATAGCGGCAATGTAGGGGGATTCCCTAATCTAGTACCAGACGCTAAGATTGATGATGGTAAACTTGATTTATTCATTGTGAAAAAATGTAATCTACCAGAATTAATGGGCTTATTTATCAGCTTTTTAAAAGGCATACACTGTAATAGTAAATATGTTACTTGTATACAAGCAGAACATATTTACATCGAATGTACAGAAGAGGTAGATAGTGATTTGGACGGAGAGTTAGGTCCTAAACTTCCCCTTGATATTCGGGTTGTTCCAGGAAAAATCAAAGTTTTTAGTATGTAA